Proteins found in one Nostoc sp. NIES-3756 genomic segment:
- a CDS encoding glutathione peroxidase produces MFSNREGQRVPQVTFRTRQDNQWVNVTTNDLFAGKTVVVFSLPGAFTPTCSSTHLPGYNELAKVFKENGVDDIVCISVNDAFVMNEWAKTQEADNITLIPDGNGEFTEGMGMLVDKADLGFGKRSWRYSMLVKDGVVEKMFIEPDVPGDPFEVSDAQTMLNYINPQAAKPKLVSLFTKVGCPFCARAKAALQEHGIDYEEITLGNGITTRSLRAVTGATTVPQVFIDGALIGGSEALLEYLSKVSQEKVVV; encoded by the coding sequence ATGTTTTCCAATCGAGAAGGCCAAAGAGTTCCTCAAGTCACCTTTCGGACTCGTCAAGATAATCAATGGGTGAACGTCACCACCAATGATTTATTTGCAGGTAAAACAGTCGTAGTCTTTTCTTTACCTGGTGCATTCACCCCAACTTGTTCATCGACTCACCTACCCGGTTACAACGAGTTGGCTAAAGTTTTTAAAGAGAACGGTGTGGATGATATTGTTTGTATTTCTGTGAATGATGCTTTTGTGATGAACGAATGGGCAAAAACCCAAGAAGCAGACAACATCACCTTGATTCCTGATGGTAATGGCGAATTTACCGAAGGTATGGGAATGTTAGTAGATAAGGCAGACTTGGGTTTTGGGAAACGCTCATGGCGTTATTCCATGCTGGTGAAAGATGGTGTAGTTGAAAAGATGTTCATTGAGCCGGATGTACCCGGTGATCCTTTTGAGGTATCTGATGCTCAAACCATGCTCAATTACATTAACCCCCAAGCAGCGAAGCCAAAATTAGTTTCCCTGTTTACTAAAGTTGGGTGTCCTTTCTGCGCTCGTGCTAAAGCTGCGTTACAAGAGCATGGGATAGATTACGAAGAAATTACCTTGGGTAATGGTATTACTACCCGCTCCCTACGCGCCGTTACAGGAGCAACCACAGTTCCGCAAGTATTTATCGATGGTGCATTAATTGGCGGTTCAGAAGCTTTATTAGAATATTTGAGTAAAGTATCACAGGAAAAAGTAGTGGTTTAA
- a CDS encoding fatty acid desaturase family protein: protein MGATLNNISSELKQITADLHQVNPWTGLLRFSVIGAIFLSLVTLAWSVQNNLLFVITTILAGIFYAFLLVCTHDMVHQTLTGWRWFDTVIPRLVSWPMLWPYSIYAELHSLHHGWNGIDLRDPERVQWTWQEYQQAHTLLQWYVRHQWVCDIFILGGIGLIIKTFIMGVRFQKLVSRMRRQLLLDVTGILLVHGILLAIAISQGQLLRYLLFWLILERVIGVIVQTRDHLEHYGLWGKCTNHQLTQLYACRNLKTSPLVGWLMGGLDYHAVHHAFPGIPFNQLPEAFALIQGVLQKYNLPAMQLDSGYIKSTYRLSNHPSLIGEANKIIPL, encoded by the coding sequence ATGGGCGCAACTTTAAATAATATCTCTAGTGAATTAAAGCAAATTACCGCCGATCTACATCAGGTAAATCCTTGGACTGGACTACTACGCTTCAGTGTAATTGGTGCAATATTCCTCAGTTTGGTGACGTTGGCTTGGTCAGTACAAAATAATCTCCTATTTGTAATTACAACAATCCTAGCTGGTATATTTTATGCTTTCTTGCTTGTTTGTACCCATGATATGGTTCATCAAACTTTGACTGGCTGGAGATGGTTTGATACTGTAATACCTAGATTAGTGAGTTGGCCAATGCTCTGGCCTTATAGCATCTATGCAGAACTGCACAGTTTGCATCACGGATGGAATGGTATTGACTTAAGAGATCCAGAAAGAGTGCAGTGGACTTGGCAAGAGTATCAACAAGCACACACGCTTTTGCAATGGTATGTGCGTCATCAATGGGTGTGTGATATTTTCATTCTCGGCGGAATTGGATTAATTATCAAAACTTTTATCATGGGTGTGCGATTCCAAAAGTTAGTATCGCGGATGCGGCGACAACTGCTGCTAGATGTTACTGGGATACTACTAGTGCATGGTATTCTGTTGGCGATCGCAATTTCCCAAGGTCAACTTCTGCGCTACTTATTATTTTGGCTGATTCTTGAACGGGTAATTGGGGTAATAGTCCAGACGCGAGATCATTTAGAACATTACGGACTTTGGGGTAAGTGTACCAATCATCAACTAACACAACTATATGCTTGTCGTAATCTGAAAACTAGCCCCTTAGTTGGCTGGTTAATGGGTGGTTTAGACTATCATGCTGTGCATCATGCTTTTCCAGGGATTCCTTTTAACCAGCTTCCAGAAGCATTTGCACTCATTCAAGGAGTATTACAAAAATATAATCTTCCCGCTATGCAATTAGACTCAGGCTATATCAAGTCAACTTATCGCTTGAGTAATCATCCTTCCTTAATTGGCGAAGCTAATAAGATAATTCCTCTTTGA
- a CDS encoding cupin domain-containing protein, whose translation MIIDPKDVPIQTGTNYPEPFKSMVAGRSRQRLGNFAGLKNFGVNLVKLEPGSYSALRHWHSHQDEFIYVLEGELTLITDEGEQILTAGMAAGFPAGEANGHHLVNRSSVVGIYLEVGDRTPNDVGTYPDEPGFLTKPSPDGVTREFTYEDGKLS comes from the coding sequence ATGATTATCGACCCTAAAGACGTACCAATTCAAACAGGAACAAATTACCCTGAACCTTTTAAATCGATGGTTGCAGGGCGATCGCGGCAAAGGTTAGGCAACTTTGCCGGATTGAAGAATTTTGGAGTCAATTTAGTGAAATTAGAGCCAGGGAGCTATTCTGCTTTAAGACACTGGCACTCTCATCAAGATGAGTTCATCTATGTATTAGAAGGTGAATTGACTTTGATTACAGATGAGGGAGAACAGATTCTTACAGCAGGAATGGCGGCTGGATTTCCCGCAGGCGAAGCGAATGGGCATCATTTAGTCAATCGGTCTTCAGTCGTAGGTATTTATTTAGAAGTGGGCGATCGCACCCCTAATGATGTAGGTACTTATCCTGATGAACCAGGTTTTTTAACAAAGCCTAGTCCTGATGGCGTAACTAGAGAATTTACGTATGAAGATGGAAAGCTTTCTTAA
- the truB gene encoding tRNA pseudouridine(55) synthase TruB — protein sequence MQGFINLDKPFGWTSHDCVARLRKLLRLKRVGHAGTLDPAATGVLPIAIGKATRLLQYLPTDKAYQATIRFGVQTTTDDLQGEVITSEACGGLSLAEVTEALSKFTGKIEQIPPIYSAIQVDGKRLYDLARRGETIEVPSRTVEIFSVEVLAWREGDFPELDVAIACGGGTYIRAIARDLGAVLNTGGTLAALRRTHSSGFNLTDSLTLADLEAQLQAGEFQPTPADAALQHLPSVTLPDISAKKWCQGQRIDLGLEIISKVRVYQQETQFLGIGELQEGVLIPQMVFEPIS from the coding sequence ATGCAAGGATTTATTAATTTAGACAAGCCATTTGGTTGGACTTCCCATGACTGTGTAGCAAGGTTGAGAAAACTGCTACGCCTCAAACGGGTGGGACACGCCGGAACATTAGATCCAGCCGCTACAGGGGTGTTACCTATTGCTATTGGTAAAGCTACACGATTATTGCAGTATCTCCCCACAGACAAAGCTTATCAGGCTACTATTCGCTTTGGTGTGCAGACTACAACAGATGATTTACAAGGTGAGGTGATTACTTCTGAAGCTTGTGGCGGACTCAGTTTGGCTGAGGTGACAGAGGCACTATCTAAATTTACGGGTAAAATTGAACAAATACCACCCATTTACAGTGCTATACAAGTAGATGGTAAACGTTTGTATGATTTGGCACGTAGGGGTGAGACTATAGAAGTACCATCGCGGACTGTAGAGATATTTAGTGTAGAAGTTTTGGCTTGGCGAGAGGGGGATTTTCCTGAATTGGATGTAGCGATCGCCTGTGGTGGTGGTACATATATAAGAGCGATCGCTCGTGATTTAGGTGCAGTTCTCAATACAGGTGGAACTCTCGCCGCTTTGAGACGCACTCATAGTAGTGGCTTTAATTTAACAGACAGTCTCACCTTGGCAGACTTGGAAGCCCAACTACAAGCGGGTGAATTTCAACCAACCCCCGCCGATGCTGCTTTGCAACATTTACCGTCAGTTACTTTACCAGATATATCTGCAAAAAAATGGTGTCAGGGACAGCGCATTGATTTAGGTTTAGAAATTATTAGTAAAGTGCGAGTGTATCAACAAGAAACTCAATTTTTGGGTATTGGTGAATTACAAGAGGGTGTATTAATTCCACAAATGGTGTTTGAACCAATTTCTTAA
- a CDS encoding DM13 domain-containing protein, with protein sequence MKYKHLIIIGCIAVLTIGCTNQNQTTTQTSTTTTVTSTDFKQGTFQSAAHPTKGQVTLVQEAGKNYLEFNQDFKTDLGPDLQVILTRSEKPTSGIKNGSYIRIARLQKISGSQRYALPDNVNLQEFKSVAIWCRLFNATFGYAVL encoded by the coding sequence ATGAAGTATAAGCATTTAATTATTATTGGGTGCATTGCTGTTTTAACTATTGGTTGTACAAATCAAAATCAGACTACTACTCAAACATCAACCACCACAACTGTAACTAGTACTGATTTTAAGCAAGGTACATTCCAATCTGCCGCACATCCAACAAAAGGACAGGTTACTTTGGTACAGGAAGCAGGAAAAAACTACCTGGAGTTTAATCAAGATTTTAAAACTGATCTAGGGCCAGATTTGCAAGTAATTTTGACCCGTTCTGAAAAACCAACATCAGGTATCAAAAACGGCAGTTATATCAGAATTGCCCGTTTACAGAAAATATCTGGTAGTCAACGTTATGCTTTACCAGATAATGTTAACTTGCAAGAATTTAAGTCTGTAGCTATATGGTGTCGTTTATTTAATGCTACTTTCGGATATGCCGTTTTATAA
- a CDS encoding peptidoglycan-binding domain-containing protein, whose amino-acid sequence MTNANPQAPKVTDPILRQGDSGAAVTELQKLLNAKGANVVVDGIFGATTKNAVIIFQRSNGLTADGIVGTKTWAALRKVPTPIRLVDVALNYDPDSFPHQKAALEWLQNQIPVATLNEFARRWRNQ is encoded by the coding sequence ATGACTAATGCTAATCCTCAAGCACCTAAAGTTACAGACCCCATACTACGTCAAGGTGACTCTGGTGCGGCCGTAACTGAATTGCAAAAATTACTCAACGCTAAGGGTGCAAATGTAGTAGTGGATGGCATCTTTGGCGCTACCACCAAAAACGCAGTTATTATATTTCAACGCAGCAACGGCTTAACTGCTGACGGAATTGTAGGAACGAAAACTTGGGCCGCTTTACGAAAGGTTCCTACACCTATTCGTCTAGTAGATGTCGCCCTCAACTACGACCCAGACTCCTTCCCTCATCAGAAAGCCGCTTTGGAATGGTTGCAAAATCAAATTCCCGTCGCCACACTCAATGAATTTGCCCGTCGTTGGCGCAATCAGTAA
- a CDS encoding CmcJ/NvfI family oxidoreductase has product MSLNSQVIDRPTSKDLPYVEANLTYLVPMTEKPVNYTYEPPAGIRRTNGTYETHKLPIYNARSISENITLDKEGFAFSEHNTNVRNFYDEDEILQVYYPEAEQLLKQLTGATRVVIFDHTLRNAELMKQGNNNIKEPAKRVHNDFTAKSGYTRARRELAARSIDDSEIESLLQQRFAIINVWRGIADTIQESPLALCDAGSIAPQDLVAGDLVYRDRTGETYAVTYNRDHQWYYFPQMHRNEAIFIKCFDSAEDGTARFAAHTGFDDPTSPIDAPPRESIELRTFVFY; this is encoded by the coding sequence ATGAGCTTAAACAGCCAAGTTATCGATAGACCGACCTCTAAGGATTTGCCATATGTAGAGGCCAACCTCACTTACCTAGTTCCGATGACAGAAAAACCTGTTAACTATACTTACGAACCACCAGCAGGTATTCGTCGTACTAATGGGACTTATGAAACCCACAAACTACCCATTTATAATGCTCGTTCTATCTCAGAAAATATCACATTAGATAAAGAAGGCTTCGCATTTAGTGAGCATAATACAAACGTCCGTAATTTTTACGACGAAGATGAGATATTGCAAGTTTATTATCCAGAAGCAGAGCAATTATTAAAACAATTGACTGGTGCTACTAGGGTTGTGATATTCGACCATACCTTGCGTAACGCTGAACTGATGAAGCAAGGTAACAACAATATTAAGGAACCAGCCAAGCGCGTACACAATGACTTTACTGCTAAATCTGGCTATACTCGCGCCCGTCGGGAGTTAGCAGCCAGGAGTATAGATGATAGTGAGATTGAGTCATTATTGCAACAAAGATTTGCCATCATCAACGTATGGCGAGGAATTGCTGACACAATTCAAGAGTCACCATTGGCTCTATGTGATGCAGGCAGCATAGCACCACAAGACCTTGTAGCCGGCGATTTAGTTTACCGCGATCGCACCGGTGAAACCTACGCAGTTACATACAATCGGGATCATCAATGGTATTATTTCCCACAAATGCACAGAAACGAAGCAATATTTATTAAGTGTTTCGACTCCGCAGAGGACGGAACTGCACGTTTTGCAGCTCATACAGGGTTTGATGATCCAACTAGTCCTATAGATGCGCCACCTAGAGAAAGTATCGAGTTGCGGACATTTGTTTTTTATTAG
- a CDS encoding DMT family transporter — MHHSSGRWRLGLALSLLTVFLWGLLPLALKVILQALDVYTVIWFRFLISFTLLAGYLGMRGNLPKVKQLQTSSWKLLAIATLMLAANYFLFMQGLALTSPANAEVIIQLATLLLGFGGLIIFKEKYNLVQWLGISILTLGYILFFRSQLTNIITSSHGTYIFGSALVVLGAIVWAIYALAQKQLLQSLSSAHIMLVIYGGCAVLFTPFANFDAIMRLSNLHLITLLFCALNTVFAYGAFAESLEHWEASRVSAVITLAPILTLIAVEVTSLIAPNLIPQETITTIGILGACLVVSGSLAIALKKSS; from the coding sequence ATGCACCACAGTTCTGGTCGCTGGCGTTTAGGGCTGGCGCTATCTTTGTTGACTGTTTTTTTGTGGGGACTTTTACCGTTAGCGTTGAAAGTAATACTGCAAGCGTTGGATGTTTATACAGTTATTTGGTTTCGCTTTTTGATATCGTTTACCTTGCTGGCTGGATATTTAGGAATGCGAGGTAATTTACCAAAGGTAAAACAATTACAAACTAGTTCTTGGAAGTTATTAGCGATCGCTACACTCATGTTAGCGGCAAATTATTTCTTATTTATGCAGGGTTTAGCTCTAACATCACCTGCTAACGCAGAAGTAATTATCCAATTAGCTACCCTTTTATTAGGTTTTGGCGGTTTAATTATTTTTAAAGAAAAATACAATCTTGTTCAATGGCTTGGTATTAGTATATTAACGCTGGGTTACATTTTATTTTTTCGTTCTCAACTCACTAATATCATTACATCTTCTCATGGTACATATATTTTTGGTAGTGCTTTAGTTGTCTTAGGAGCCATAGTTTGGGCTATCTATGCTTTAGCTCAAAAGCAATTATTACAATCATTATCTTCTGCCCATATTATGTTAGTGATTTATGGGGGATGTGCTGTATTATTTACTCCCTTTGCCAATTTTGATGCCATTATGCGACTCAGCAATCTTCATTTAATAACATTGCTTTTTTGTGCATTAAATACAGTATTTGCCTATGGTGCTTTTGCTGAATCTTTGGAACATTGGGAAGCTTCACGGGTGAGTGCAGTAATTACTCTAGCTCCAATTTTGACTTTAATTGCAGTTGAGGTAACTTCACTAATTGCACCTAATTTAATTCCCCAAGAGACTATCACAACTATAGGAATTTTAGGAGCTTGTTTAGTGGTGAGTGGTTCGTTAGCGATCGCTCTCAAGAAAAGCTCATAA
- the cas3 gene encoding type I-D CRISPR-associated helicase Cas3', with translation MKIKLLPLYSQLNPGVGACPLGCTQVCQVKKQAPDFGEGSNCPLSSHQAETYAAILDGECEVIFNTSATGDGKSLAAYLAALLNPWLRVLGLYPTIELVTDQQKQVFRYHEYFNPEGLTLIDTLYGAELARRVELAQKGNKFKELLLTFKQKYVILTNPDIFHLITHLRYFNPAYGRTELLIPLAININLYIADEFHIFGVHQEAAILNSMLLIRHNRPKKRPLRFLFTSATPKPEFMKILRTAGFKVKEVSGNDTSQPQSGFRQICQSVNLEFVQLDQDTDSLTWLTKEAENIRTLLQAEGKGRGLIILNSVALVSRAVRQLQSLLPDVIVREVSGRIDRQERAVTQADLEAASQPVLVVGTSAVDVGVDFKIHLLIFEASDSATFIQRLGRLGRHAGFSAYQAFVLLPSRSPWIMARLKERLTGIEECDRLQFRDIITEAFDAPKEFEKYREYWGALQAQGMLISLSPKKEGVMQQLQASMSEDLRLVYGEQLDKKRGHWFTLGNEPTKVGEAVQEELLRFRGGSDLQAAVWDEGRFYTYDLLRLLPYAEVEIINREEFLQAAQQANHPPTEFPEKYIQVYLKIQRWSDERFQITLECDRGTDELRRKQCTLSLIDKLSIAGHPQAEVTRCLRKQKLLTFLVQVNRTPDNSHWDVSRALHLNPTFGLYRLRDADEQTYACAFNQDALLLEALKWRIPKCDRSQAYIF, from the coding sequence GTGAAAATCAAATTACTACCCCTGTATTCCCAACTAAATCCGGGAGTTGGGGCTTGTCCTCTTGGTTGTACGCAGGTTTGCCAAGTAAAAAAGCAAGCGCCGGACTTTGGGGAAGGCTCTAACTGTCCTCTATCTTCTCATCAAGCAGAAACTTATGCAGCAATTCTCGATGGAGAATGTGAAGTCATATTCAATACTTCAGCTACAGGTGATGGTAAATCTTTAGCAGCTTATCTGGCTGCATTACTCAATCCTTGGTTGCGTGTGCTGGGACTGTACCCAACTATTGAATTGGTGACAGACCAACAAAAGCAAGTTTTTCGCTACCACGAATATTTTAATCCAGAAGGACTCACTTTGATTGATACTCTCTACGGGGCAGAGTTAGCGCGGCGAGTAGAGTTAGCCCAGAAGGGTAATAAATTCAAGGAATTACTGCTGACATTTAAGCAGAAATACGTTATCTTGACTAATCCCGACATTTTCCATTTAATCACACATCTACGCTATTTCAACCCCGCCTATGGTCGAACGGAGTTGCTGATTCCTTTGGCTATTAACATTAATTTATACATTGCTGATGAGTTTCATATTTTTGGTGTGCATCAAGAAGCCGCAATTCTCAACAGTATGCTGTTAATTCGTCATAATCGCCCAAAAAAGCGTCCTCTGCGGTTTTTGTTTACTTCTGCTACTCCCAAGCCTGAGTTTATGAAGATTCTCAGAACGGCGGGTTTTAAGGTGAAGGAGGTTTCAGGAAATGATACTAGTCAACCTCAGTCTGGGTTTCGGCAAATATGCCAATCTGTTAACCTGGAATTTGTGCAGTTAGACCAAGATACTGACTCTTTGACTTGGCTGACGAAAGAAGCCGAAAATATCCGCACTCTTTTACAAGCAGAGGGAAAAGGACGAGGGTTAATTATTCTCAACTCTGTGGCGCTGGTGAGTCGTGCTGTGCGTCAACTGCAAAGTTTACTTCCTGATGTGATTGTTAGGGAAGTTAGCGGAAGAATTGACCGTCAAGAAAGGGCGGTAACTCAAGCAGATTTAGAAGCCGCTTCTCAACCTGTGCTGGTGGTAGGAACTTCTGCGGTTGATGTGGGTGTGGATTTTAAGATTCATCTGCTAATTTTTGAGGCGAGTGATTCTGCTACTTTTATCCAACGCTTGGGTCGTCTCGGTCGCCATGCTGGGTTTTCGGCTTATCAAGCATTTGTCTTGTTACCTAGTCGTAGTCCTTGGATTATGGCACGTTTAAAAGAAAGGTTAACAGGAATTGAAGAATGCGATCGCCTACAATTCCGCGACATCATTACCGAAGCCTTCGATGCACCCAAAGAGTTTGAAAAATACCGTGAGTATTGGGGCGCACTCCAAGCCCAAGGAATGTTAATTAGCTTGAGTCCCAAAAAAGAAGGGGTGATGCAGCAGCTACAAGCTAGTATGTCCGAAGATTTGCGGCTGGTTTATGGTGAACAATTAGATAAAAAACGCGGACATTGGTTTACGTTAGGAAACGAGCCAACCAAAGTAGGTGAAGCTGTACAAGAAGAACTCTTAAGATTTCGTGGTGGTTCCGATTTGCAAGCAGCCGTCTGGGATGAAGGACGCTTCTACACCTACGATTTACTCAGACTGCTACCCTATGCGGAAGTCGAAATCATTAACAGAGAAGAATTTCTGCAAGCAGCCCAACAAGCCAACCACCCACCTACAGAATTTCCCGAAAAATATATTCAAGTCTACTTAAAAATTCAACGCTGGTCGGATGAACGATTCCAGATAACCTTGGAATGCGATCGCGGTACAGATGAACTCCGACGAAAGCAATGCACCCTTTCCCTCATCGACAAACTCAGCATCGCCGGACACCCCCAAGCAGAAGTAACTCGCTGTCTGCGTAAACAAAAACTCCTCACATTCCTAGTCCAAGTCAACCGCACTCCAGACAATAGCCACTGGGATGTTAGCCGCGCCCTACACCTCAACCCCACCTTCGGACTCTACCGACTACGAGACGCTGACGAACAAACTTACGCCTGCGCCTTCAACCAAGATGCACTCCTCCTAGAAGCCCTCAAATGGCGAATCCCCAAATGCGATCGCTCCCAAGCCTACATCTTCTAA
- a CDS encoding GNAT family N-acetyltransferase: MTPRFQYTKATQEDIQQLGYILEQCFLMSSGDSETYVKRIGLENFRVIYREQKVAGGLAIIPMGQWWGSQSVPMAGIAAVGIAPEYRGEGTAIALIQNTLHELSNREIPISVLYPATQRLYRKAGYEQAGSSCVWEIPGDSIQIRQPSLSIEPVILENYAIFHELYQKQAKFTHGYLDRHSAIWEGLIRASDSETVYGYLIGDQDQPQGYIIFNQERTKDGSVLRIRDWATLSNAAVQTFWTFITNHRSMIDKVMWKSSVIDALTLMLPEKTASIRNQDRWMLRIVDVCKALEARGYPPGVEAELHLEVQDDLLIANHGKFTLSVANGKGEVTKGGKGELQLDIRGLAPLYTGLFTPRQLQLMGKLQATETALLKATQIFTSESPWMIDFF, from the coding sequence ATGACACCTCGATTTCAATACACCAAGGCTACTCAAGAGGATATTCAACAACTGGGGTATATCCTTGAGCAATGTTTTCTGATGTCCTCTGGTGACAGTGAAACTTATGTTAAACGGATTGGTTTAGAAAACTTTCGCGTTATTTACCGTGAACAAAAAGTTGCAGGTGGACTAGCAATTATCCCGATGGGTCAGTGGTGGGGTAGTCAGTCTGTACCGATGGCGGGAATTGCGGCTGTGGGTATTGCTCCAGAATATCGCGGAGAGGGAACTGCGATCGCTCTCATCCAAAATACTCTCCATGAACTCTCAAATAGAGAAATTCCTATTTCGGTTCTGTACCCAGCTACGCAACGCCTCTACAGAAAAGCAGGGTATGAACAAGCTGGTAGTTCTTGCGTATGGGAAATTCCCGGCGATAGTATTCAGATTCGACAACCATCTTTATCAATAGAACCTGTAATTCTCGAAAATTATGCTATCTTTCATGAGTTATATCAAAAACAAGCAAAATTCACTCATGGATACTTAGATAGACATTCTGCTATTTGGGAAGGATTAATTCGTGCATCTGATTCAGAAACTGTCTATGGTTACTTAATTGGAGATCAAGACCAACCCCAAGGTTACATTATCTTTAATCAGGAGCGGACTAAGGACGGTTCAGTTCTCAGAATTAGAGATTGGGCTACCCTCTCAAATGCTGCTGTACAAACTTTTTGGACATTTATTACTAATCATCGTTCGATGATTGACAAAGTAATGTGGAAAAGTTCTGTCATCGATGCTTTGACATTGATGCTACCAGAAAAAACAGCCAGCATCAGGAATCAAGACCGTTGGATGTTACGAATTGTTGATGTGTGCAAAGCACTAGAGGCGCGGGGTTATCCACCCGGAGTAGAAGCCGAATTACATTTAGAAGTTCAAGATGACTTGTTAATTGCCAACCACGGTAAATTTACCTTATCTGTTGCCAATGGTAAGGGGGAAGTAACTAAGGGTGGCAAAGGAGAATTACAGTTAGATATCAGAGGATTAGCACCTTTGTACACTGGCTTATTTACACCCCGCCAGTTGCAGCTAATGGGCAAACTCCAAGCAACAGAAACAGCACTCTTAAAAGCCACGCAAATTTTTACTAGTGAATCCCCTTGGATGATTGATTTCTTTTAA
- a CDS encoding WYL domain-containing protein: MVSKNDVNSNQLGFSLEILKLLAQKLHKKAELSIALGDRGFESGDLSQKIVRTIGKLRDCGFEINSAPNRPYELVESAFPVILSAEQRQALAMAADLLADMGFSAQASQIYRIGNFSNITSNLAADFHPPADYSEDNLDEILRQIQQRLQQKRRFVIWYRNAKGDERHWDLDKSELRLHNGTLYLFALVPDWYSWNIPTKPNVEQNSAFRVDRITRIGAASHTPWTYTKFPTIDITYRLTGALATYKPRRPHEQIISSSDNTDYIDIVTEEDCLFWFHQRVLQYGASATVLNPPWIAQKVKDTLKKAYENYSVE; the protein is encoded by the coding sequence ATGGTATCAAAAAATGATGTTAACTCTAATCAATTGGGGTTTTCATTAGAAATACTGAAACTACTGGCACAAAAACTACACAAGAAAGCAGAATTGAGCATTGCATTAGGCGATCGCGGTTTCGAGTCGGGAGACTTATCCCAGAAAATCGTGCGTACAATAGGTAAACTAAGGGACTGCGGTTTTGAAATCAACAGCGCACCTAATCGTCCTTATGAGTTGGTAGAATCAGCCTTTCCCGTCATCCTGTCAGCAGAACAACGACAAGCTTTAGCAATGGCGGCTGATTTACTTGCAGATATGGGTTTCTCTGCACAAGCCAGCCAAATTTATCGCATTGGCAACTTCAGCAATATTACTTCCAATCTCGCCGCAGACTTTCATCCCCCTGCTGACTATAGTGAAGATAATTTAGATGAGATTTTGCGTCAGATACAACAACGCCTACAACAAAAACGCCGTTTCGTAATTTGGTATCGTAACGCTAAGGGCGATGAAAGACACTGGGATCTAGATAAATCAGAATTAAGATTACATAATGGGACATTGTATTTATTTGCCTTAGTTCCCGATTGGTATAGCTGGAATATTCCCACTAAACCCAATGTTGAACAAAACTCAGCTTTTAGAGTAGATCGAATCACCCGAATTGGTGCAGCTTCTCATACACCTTGGACTTATACTAAATTCCCCACTATAGATATAACTTACCGATTGACAGGCGCTTTAGCCACATACAAACCCCGCCGTCCTCATGAGCAAATCATTTCCTCATCAGACAACACAGACTATATTGATATTGTGACCGAAGAAGACTGTTTATTTTGGTTTCATCAAAGAGTATTACAATACGGTGCAAGTGCGACTGTTTTAAATCCCCCTTGGATTGCCCAAAAAGTTAAAGATACTCTTAAAAAAGCTTATGAGAACTACTCGGTTGAATGA